A region from the Ctenopharyngodon idella isolate HZGC_01 chromosome 13, HZGC01, whole genome shotgun sequence genome encodes:
- the rtn4b gene encoding reticulon-4b isoform X2 — MEESDKVSSSAPDEAPHDIAMNEAAAVGQTQTDARNETLRSAEEEMTEKTSSPQTNEVTSAPQTSEETSAPHIIEETSAPHIIEETSAPHIIEETSAPQTTEETNTQITEETSSPQTNEVTSTSQTTEETSAPHIIEETSAPHIIEETSAPQTTEETNTQITEETSSPQTNEVTSSSQTTEETSTPQITEETSIPQTTENTSAPQITEEISASQRAEETSTPQITELTSSPEPAEESATPPVSEAPAEVKHTSTEAEVTSTSQTDEVLTADATEVTSSQQTETREDSVTPPASAARVTPAAEVSSSCAAQTVSESRRDLSSEAPEEEEKHPHTLHPSPPHDPEPSAAPAIAPALFQPPFPSDRWDSPSVASQATTDLTMDSLGHKDSAGLDPDVLSQSDDDFMFEMKKSLFQAFSPLNDSLGERSVEVSDSPSPDLVQDAYDGDDVHAQPREIQQEAGADAALSLSCASDVNTTSDDRPTSLPDILKSSPMNPEKEDSGSSEGSPDFSPVHRSVNESANSPFSVSANNLLEFDAKILLLKEMTEVTEAKAAEKAKLEAEKNSEQSFAAFDLVKETDVPAKSDSLLKDKDSVEVLSQASVQMAGKFEPLNFQSGKAQEHWDSESPSADSFSPVLDAVTQKPSSFTAEQEQRASDEASEQEVSSEEFEFVERPPRGAAEEFLEMQDSLTFVKPSEVLLDEDRSPELEDPVPVANQSSYHLLNQASDKSSAVRGKAGLESDFQDISPTPVICPPADKAGAGKQEAEGEEGSQMSDLRAAAVLDLLHWRDVRSSALVFCSSLFILLSLTCCSIISVLSYAALALLSVTVTFRIYKGVLQAVQKSNEGHPFKWFLEKDVALSREAVQRHSDVVLSRINSVLKELRRLFLVEDLVDSLKFAVLLWIFTYVGSWFNGLTLLILGLVGAFSGPITYEKHQTQIDQFISTVSGQMKDVLGKIQAKVPGAKKKPE, encoded by the exons ATGGAAGAATCAGACAAAGTTTCATCCAGTGCACCTGACGAAGCTCCGCACGATATTGCCATGAATGAAGCCGCTGCAGTCGGTCAGACACAGACAGACGCgcggaacgagacgctgcggaGCGCGGAGGAGGAGATGACCGAGAAAACCAGTTCTCCACAGACAAATGAGGTAACTAGTGCTCCACAAACAAGTGAGGAGACTAGTGCTCCACACATTATTGAAGAAACTAGTGCTCCACATATTATTGAAGAAACTAGTGCTCCACATATTATTGAAGAGACCAGTGCTCCACAAACAACTGAGGAAACTAATACACAGATAACTGAGGAGACTAGTAGTCCACAGACAAATGAGGTAACTAGTACTTCACAGACAACTGAGGAGACTAGTGCTCCACATATTATTGAAGAAACTAGTGCTCCACATATTATTGAAGAAACTAGTGCTCCACAAACAACTGAGGAGACTAATACACAGATAACTGAGGAGACTAGTAGTCCACAGACAAATGAGGTAACTAGTTCTTCACAGACAACTGAGGAAACTAGTA CTCCACAGATTACTGAAGAAACTAGTATTCCACAGACAACCGAGAACACTAGTGCTCCGCAGATTACTGAGGAAATCAGTGCTTCACAGAGAGCTGAAGAAACCAGTACTCCGCAGATAACCGAGTTAACTAGTTCTCCAGAGCCAGCGGAGGAAAGCGCTACTCCACCCGTAAGTGAAGCTCCAGCTGAAGTGAAGCACACGAGCACAGAGGCAGAGGTAACATCTACTTCACAGACGGATGAAGTGCTCACTGCAGACGCGACAGAAGTAACATCATCCCAGCAGACAGAAACGAGAGAGGACAGCGTTACTCCTCCGGCGTCGGCAGCGCGCGTGACTCCAGCAGCGGAGGTGAGCAGCTCGTGCGCGGCTCAGACAGTCTCGGAGAGCCGCAGAGATCTCTCATCTGAAGCGCCTGAGGAGGAAGAGAAACACCCGCACACTCTTCATCCATCACCACCCC ATGATCCCGAACCTTCTGCTGCTCCTGCCATCGCTCCTGCGCTCTTTCAGCCTCCGTTTCCATCAG ACCGCTGGGATTCTCCATCCGTAGCTTCACAGGCCACCACTGATCTCACTATGGATTCACTGGGACATAAAGACTCGGCGGGACTCGACCCGGATGTGCTAAGCCAGTCAGATGATGACTTCATGTTTGAAATGAAGAAGAGTCTCTTTCAGGCGTTCTCCCCTCTTAACGACAGTCTCGGGGAAAGGTCTGTGGAGGTGTCTGACAGTCCGTCTCCAGACCTGGTCCAAGATGCGTATGATGGAGATGACGTTCACGCGCAGCCCAGAGAAATTCAACAAGAGGCTGGAGCAGACGCAGCGCTCTCGCTTTCATGCGCATCAGATGTCAACACCACGTCTGATGACCGGCCAACGTCTCTCCCAGATATCTTGAAATCTTCTCCGATGAACCCTGAGAAAGAGGACTCGGGCTCATCAGAAGGAAGCCCTGATTTCAGCCCTGTTCATAGAAGTGTGAACGAGTCCGCTAATTCCCCGTTCTCTGTGTCTGCCAACAATCTGCTTGAATTTGACGCTAAGATTTTGCTGCTGAAGGAGATGACCGAGGTCACGGAGGCGAAAGCTGCGGAAAAGGCTAAGCTGGAAGCGGAGAAGAACTCGGAGCAAAGTTTTGCTGCTTTCGATCTTGTGAAAGAGACCGATGTGCCTGCAAAGAGTGACAGTCTTCTGAAGGACAAGGACAGTGTGGAGGTGTTAAGCCAGGCTTCTGTTCAGATGGCGGGCAAATTTGAACCTCTCAACTTCCAATCGGGAAAGGCTCAAGAACACTGGGATTCTGAGAGTCCGTCTGCAGACTCCTTCTCGCCGGTGCTGGACGCAGTGACACAGAAACCGTCGAGCTTCACCGCAGAGCAGGAGCAGCGAGCCTCAGACGAGGCGTCCGAACAGGAGGTCTCGTCTGAAGAGTTTGAGTTTGTTGAGAGGCCGCCTCGAGGTGCCGCGGAGGAATTTCTGGAAATGCAGGACAGCCTGACATTTGTTAAACCATCGGAAGTGCTGCTGGATGAAGACAGATCTCCTGAACTGGAGGATCCAGTGCCTGTAGCCAATCAAAGCTCTTACCATCTTCTCAACCAGGCGTCAGACAAATCCTCCGCTGTGAGAGGAAAGGCAGGCCTGGAATCTGATTTCCAAGATATTTCCCCAACTCCAGTGATCTGTCCTCCAGCGGATAAAGCTGGAGCCGGGAAGCAGGAAGCTGAAGGCGAAGAAGGAAGTCAAATGTCAGATCTGAGAGCGGCAGCAG tgctGGATCTGCTGCACTGGCGGGACGTGAGGTCGAGCGCGCTGGTCTTCTGCTCCAGCCTCTTCATCCTCCTCTCCCTCACCTGCTGCAGCATCATCAGCGTTCTGTCCTACGCCGCGCTGGCGCTGCTCTCCGTCACCGTGACCTTCAGGATATATAAGGGAGTCCTGCAGGCCGTCCAGAAGTCTAATGAAGGACATCCGTTCAA ATGGTTCCTGGAGAAGGACGTTGCTCTGTCCAGAGAGGCGGTGCAGAGGCACAGTGACGTCGTTCTGAGCCGGATCAACAGCGTGCTGAAGGAGCTGCGCCGTCTGTTTCTGGTGGAGGATCTGGTCGATTCTCTGAAG TTCGCCGTGTTGTTGTGGATCTTCACGTATGTCGGTTCCTGGTTTAACGGACTCACGCTTCTCATTCTCG GTCTGGTTGGAGCGTTCAGCGGCCCGATAACCTACGAGAAGCATCAG ACTCAGATTGATCAGTTCATTTCTACGGTGAGCGGCCAGATGAAGGATGTCTTGGGGAA GATTCAAGCGAAGGTTCCTGGAGCCAAGAAGAAGCCGGAGTGA
- the rtn4b gene encoding reticulon-4b isoform X5, with product MEESDKVSSSAPDEAPHDIAMNEAAAVGQTQTDARNETLRSAEEEMTEKTSSPQTNEVTSAPQTSEETSAPHIIEETSAPHIIEETSAPHIIEETSAPQTTEETNTQITEETSSPQTNEVTSSSQTTEETSTPQITEETSIPQTTENTSAPQITEEISASQRAEETSTPQITELTSSPEPAEESATPPVSEAPAEVKHTSTEAEVTSTSQTDEVLTADATEVTSSQQTETREDSVTPPASAARVTPAAEVSSSCAAQTVSESRRDLSSEAPEEEEKHPHTLHPSPPHDPEPSAAPAIAPALFQPPFPSDRWDSPSVASQATTDLTMDSLGHKDSAGLDPDVLSQSDDDFMFEMKKSLFQAFSPLNDSLGERSVEVSDSPSPDLVQDAYDGDDVHAQPREIQQEAGADAALSLSCASDVNTTSDDRPTSLPDILKSSPMNPEKEDSGSSEGSPDFSPVHRSVNESANSPFSVSANNLLEFDAKILLLKEMTEVTEAKAAEKAKLEAEKNSEQSFAAFDLVKETDVPAKSDSLLKDKDSVEVLSQASVQMAGKFEPLNFQSGKAQEHWDSESPSADSFSPVLDAVTQKPSSFTAEQEQRASDEASEQEVSSEEFEFVERPPRGAAEEFLEMQDSLTFVKPSEVLLDEDRSPELEDPVPVANQSSYHLLNQASDKSSAVRGKAGLESDFQDISPTPVICPPADKAGAGKQEAEGEEGSQMSDLRAAAVLDLLHWRDVRSSALVFCSSLFILLSLTCCSIISVLSYAALALLSVTVTFRIYKGVLQAVQKSNEGHPFKWFLEKDVALSREAVQRHSDVVLSRINSVLKELRRLFLVEDLVDSLKFAVLLWIFTYVGSWFNGLTLLILGLVGAFSGPITYEKHQTQIDQFISTVSGQMKDVLGKIQAKVPGAKKKPE from the exons ATGGAAGAATCAGACAAAGTTTCATCCAGTGCACCTGACGAAGCTCCGCACGATATTGCCATGAATGAAGCCGCTGCAGTCGGTCAGACACAGACAGACGCgcggaacgagacgctgcggaGCGCGGAGGAGGAGATGACCGAGAAAACCAGTTCTCCACAGACAAATGAGGTAACTAGTGCTCCACAAACAAGTGAGGAGACTAGTGCTCCACACATTATTGAAGAAACTAGTGCTCCACATATTATTGAAGAAACTAGTGCTCCACATATTATTGAAGAGACCAGTGCTCCACAAACAACTGAGGAAACTAATACACAGATAACTGAGGAGACTAGTAGTCCACAGACAAATGAG GTAACTAGTTCTTCACAGACAACTGAGGAAACTAGTA CTCCACAGATTACTGAAGAAACTAGTATTCCACAGACAACCGAGAACACTAGTGCTCCGCAGATTACTGAGGAAATCAGTGCTTCACAGAGAGCTGAAGAAACCAGTACTCCGCAGATAACCGAGTTAACTAGTTCTCCAGAGCCAGCGGAGGAAAGCGCTACTCCACCCGTAAGTGAAGCTCCAGCTGAAGTGAAGCACACGAGCACAGAGGCAGAGGTAACATCTACTTCACAGACGGATGAAGTGCTCACTGCAGACGCGACAGAAGTAACATCATCCCAGCAGACAGAAACGAGAGAGGACAGCGTTACTCCTCCGGCGTCGGCAGCGCGCGTGACTCCAGCAGCGGAGGTGAGCAGCTCGTGCGCGGCTCAGACAGTCTCGGAGAGCCGCAGAGATCTCTCATCTGAAGCGCCTGAGGAGGAAGAGAAACACCCGCACACTCTTCATCCATCACCACCCC ATGATCCCGAACCTTCTGCTGCTCCTGCCATCGCTCCTGCGCTCTTTCAGCCTCCGTTTCCATCAG ACCGCTGGGATTCTCCATCCGTAGCTTCACAGGCCACCACTGATCTCACTATGGATTCACTGGGACATAAAGACTCGGCGGGACTCGACCCGGATGTGCTAAGCCAGTCAGATGATGACTTCATGTTTGAAATGAAGAAGAGTCTCTTTCAGGCGTTCTCCCCTCTTAACGACAGTCTCGGGGAAAGGTCTGTGGAGGTGTCTGACAGTCCGTCTCCAGACCTGGTCCAAGATGCGTATGATGGAGATGACGTTCACGCGCAGCCCAGAGAAATTCAACAAGAGGCTGGAGCAGACGCAGCGCTCTCGCTTTCATGCGCATCAGATGTCAACACCACGTCTGATGACCGGCCAACGTCTCTCCCAGATATCTTGAAATCTTCTCCGATGAACCCTGAGAAAGAGGACTCGGGCTCATCAGAAGGAAGCCCTGATTTCAGCCCTGTTCATAGAAGTGTGAACGAGTCCGCTAATTCCCCGTTCTCTGTGTCTGCCAACAATCTGCTTGAATTTGACGCTAAGATTTTGCTGCTGAAGGAGATGACCGAGGTCACGGAGGCGAAAGCTGCGGAAAAGGCTAAGCTGGAAGCGGAGAAGAACTCGGAGCAAAGTTTTGCTGCTTTCGATCTTGTGAAAGAGACCGATGTGCCTGCAAAGAGTGACAGTCTTCTGAAGGACAAGGACAGTGTGGAGGTGTTAAGCCAGGCTTCTGTTCAGATGGCGGGCAAATTTGAACCTCTCAACTTCCAATCGGGAAAGGCTCAAGAACACTGGGATTCTGAGAGTCCGTCTGCAGACTCCTTCTCGCCGGTGCTGGACGCAGTGACACAGAAACCGTCGAGCTTCACCGCAGAGCAGGAGCAGCGAGCCTCAGACGAGGCGTCCGAACAGGAGGTCTCGTCTGAAGAGTTTGAGTTTGTTGAGAGGCCGCCTCGAGGTGCCGCGGAGGAATTTCTGGAAATGCAGGACAGCCTGACATTTGTTAAACCATCGGAAGTGCTGCTGGATGAAGACAGATCTCCTGAACTGGAGGATCCAGTGCCTGTAGCCAATCAAAGCTCTTACCATCTTCTCAACCAGGCGTCAGACAAATCCTCCGCTGTGAGAGGAAAGGCAGGCCTGGAATCTGATTTCCAAGATATTTCCCCAACTCCAGTGATCTGTCCTCCAGCGGATAAAGCTGGAGCCGGGAAGCAGGAAGCTGAAGGCGAAGAAGGAAGTCAAATGTCAGATCTGAGAGCGGCAGCAG tgctGGATCTGCTGCACTGGCGGGACGTGAGGTCGAGCGCGCTGGTCTTCTGCTCCAGCCTCTTCATCCTCCTCTCCCTCACCTGCTGCAGCATCATCAGCGTTCTGTCCTACGCCGCGCTGGCGCTGCTCTCCGTCACCGTGACCTTCAGGATATATAAGGGAGTCCTGCAGGCCGTCCAGAAGTCTAATGAAGGACATCCGTTCAA ATGGTTCCTGGAGAAGGACGTTGCTCTGTCCAGAGAGGCGGTGCAGAGGCACAGTGACGTCGTTCTGAGCCGGATCAACAGCGTGCTGAAGGAGCTGCGCCGTCTGTTTCTGGTGGAGGATCTGGTCGATTCTCTGAAG TTCGCCGTGTTGTTGTGGATCTTCACGTATGTCGGTTCCTGGTTTAACGGACTCACGCTTCTCATTCTCG GTCTGGTTGGAGCGTTCAGCGGCCCGATAACCTACGAGAAGCATCAG ACTCAGATTGATCAGTTCATTTCTACGGTGAGCGGCCAGATGAAGGATGTCTTGGGGAA GATTCAAGCGAAGGTTCCTGGAGCCAAGAAGAAGCCGGAGTGA
- the rtn4b gene encoding reticulon-4b isoform X3: protein MEESDKVSSSAPDEAPHDIAMNEAAAVGQTQTDARNETLRSAEEEMTEKTSSPQTNEVTSAPQTSEETSAPHIIEETSAPHIIEETSAPHIIEETSAPQTTEETNTQITEETSSPQTNEVTSSSQTTEETSNVTPQITEETSTPQITEETSIPQTTENTSAPQITEEISASQRAEETSTPQITELTSSPEPAEESATPPVSEAPAEVKHTSTEAEVTSTSQTDEVLTADATEVTSSQQTETREDSVTPPASAARVTPAAEVSSSCAAQTVSESRRDLSSEAPEEEEKHPHTLHPSPPHDPEPSAAPAIAPALFQPPFPSDRWDSPSVASQATTDLTMDSLGHKDSAGLDPDVLSQSDDDFMFEMKKSLFQAFSPLNDSLGERSVEVSDSPSPDLVQDAYDGDDVHAQPREIQQEAGADAALSLSCASDVNTTSDDRPTSLPDILKSSPMNPEKEDSGSSEGSPDFSPVHRSVNESANSPFSVSANNLLEFDAKILLLKEMTEVTEAKAAEKAKLEAEKNSEQSFAAFDLVKETDVPAKSDSLLKDKDSVEVLSQASVQMAGKFEPLNFQSGKAQEHWDSESPSADSFSPVLDAVTQKPSSFTAEQEQRASDEASEQEVSSEEFEFVERPPRGAAEEFLEMQDSLTFVKPSEVLLDEDRSPELEDPVPVANQSSYHLLNQASDKSSAVRGKAGLESDFQDISPTPVICPPADKAGAGKQEAEGEEGSQMSDLRAAAVLDLLHWRDVRSSALVFCSSLFILLSLTCCSIISVLSYAALALLSVTVTFRIYKGVLQAVQKSNEGHPFKWFLEKDVALSREAVQRHSDVVLSRINSVLKELRRLFLVEDLVDSLKFAVLLWIFTYVGSWFNGLTLLILGLVGAFSGPITYEKHQTQIDQFISTVSGQMKDVLGKIQAKVPGAKKKPE, encoded by the exons ATGGAAGAATCAGACAAAGTTTCATCCAGTGCACCTGACGAAGCTCCGCACGATATTGCCATGAATGAAGCCGCTGCAGTCGGTCAGACACAGACAGACGCgcggaacgagacgctgcggaGCGCGGAGGAGGAGATGACCGAGAAAACCAGTTCTCCACAGACAAATGAGGTAACTAGTGCTCCACAAACAAGTGAGGAGACTAGTGCTCCACACATTATTGAAGAAACTAGTGCTCCACATATTATTGAAGAAACTAGTGCTCCACATATTATTGAAGAGACCAGTGCTCCACAAACAACTGAGGAAACTAATACACAGATAACTGAGGAGACTAGTAGTCCACAGACAAATGAG GTAACTAGTTCTTCACAGACAACTGAGGAAACTAGTAACGTTACTCCACAAATAACTGAGGAAACTAGTACTCCACAGATTACTGAAGAAACTAGTATTCCACAGACAACCGAGAACACTAGTGCTCCGCAGATTACTGAGGAAATCAGTGCTTCACAGAGAGCTGAAGAAACCAGTACTCCGCAGATAACCGAGTTAACTAGTTCTCCAGAGCCAGCGGAGGAAAGCGCTACTCCACCCGTAAGTGAAGCTCCAGCTGAAGTGAAGCACACGAGCACAGAGGCAGAGGTAACATCTACTTCACAGACGGATGAAGTGCTCACTGCAGACGCGACAGAAGTAACATCATCCCAGCAGACAGAAACGAGAGAGGACAGCGTTACTCCTCCGGCGTCGGCAGCGCGCGTGACTCCAGCAGCGGAGGTGAGCAGCTCGTGCGCGGCTCAGACAGTCTCGGAGAGCCGCAGAGATCTCTCATCTGAAGCGCCTGAGGAGGAAGAGAAACACCCGCACACTCTTCATCCATCACCACCCC ATGATCCCGAACCTTCTGCTGCTCCTGCCATCGCTCCTGCGCTCTTTCAGCCTCCGTTTCCATCAG ACCGCTGGGATTCTCCATCCGTAGCTTCACAGGCCACCACTGATCTCACTATGGATTCACTGGGACATAAAGACTCGGCGGGACTCGACCCGGATGTGCTAAGCCAGTCAGATGATGACTTCATGTTTGAAATGAAGAAGAGTCTCTTTCAGGCGTTCTCCCCTCTTAACGACAGTCTCGGGGAAAGGTCTGTGGAGGTGTCTGACAGTCCGTCTCCAGACCTGGTCCAAGATGCGTATGATGGAGATGACGTTCACGCGCAGCCCAGAGAAATTCAACAAGAGGCTGGAGCAGACGCAGCGCTCTCGCTTTCATGCGCATCAGATGTCAACACCACGTCTGATGACCGGCCAACGTCTCTCCCAGATATCTTGAAATCTTCTCCGATGAACCCTGAGAAAGAGGACTCGGGCTCATCAGAAGGAAGCCCTGATTTCAGCCCTGTTCATAGAAGTGTGAACGAGTCCGCTAATTCCCCGTTCTCTGTGTCTGCCAACAATCTGCTTGAATTTGACGCTAAGATTTTGCTGCTGAAGGAGATGACCGAGGTCACGGAGGCGAAAGCTGCGGAAAAGGCTAAGCTGGAAGCGGAGAAGAACTCGGAGCAAAGTTTTGCTGCTTTCGATCTTGTGAAAGAGACCGATGTGCCTGCAAAGAGTGACAGTCTTCTGAAGGACAAGGACAGTGTGGAGGTGTTAAGCCAGGCTTCTGTTCAGATGGCGGGCAAATTTGAACCTCTCAACTTCCAATCGGGAAAGGCTCAAGAACACTGGGATTCTGAGAGTCCGTCTGCAGACTCCTTCTCGCCGGTGCTGGACGCAGTGACACAGAAACCGTCGAGCTTCACCGCAGAGCAGGAGCAGCGAGCCTCAGACGAGGCGTCCGAACAGGAGGTCTCGTCTGAAGAGTTTGAGTTTGTTGAGAGGCCGCCTCGAGGTGCCGCGGAGGAATTTCTGGAAATGCAGGACAGCCTGACATTTGTTAAACCATCGGAAGTGCTGCTGGATGAAGACAGATCTCCTGAACTGGAGGATCCAGTGCCTGTAGCCAATCAAAGCTCTTACCATCTTCTCAACCAGGCGTCAGACAAATCCTCCGCTGTGAGAGGAAAGGCAGGCCTGGAATCTGATTTCCAAGATATTTCCCCAACTCCAGTGATCTGTCCTCCAGCGGATAAAGCTGGAGCCGGGAAGCAGGAAGCTGAAGGCGAAGAAGGAAGTCAAATGTCAGATCTGAGAGCGGCAGCAG tgctGGATCTGCTGCACTGGCGGGACGTGAGGTCGAGCGCGCTGGTCTTCTGCTCCAGCCTCTTCATCCTCCTCTCCCTCACCTGCTGCAGCATCATCAGCGTTCTGTCCTACGCCGCGCTGGCGCTGCTCTCCGTCACCGTGACCTTCAGGATATATAAGGGAGTCCTGCAGGCCGTCCAGAAGTCTAATGAAGGACATCCGTTCAA ATGGTTCCTGGAGAAGGACGTTGCTCTGTCCAGAGAGGCGGTGCAGAGGCACAGTGACGTCGTTCTGAGCCGGATCAACAGCGTGCTGAAGGAGCTGCGCCGTCTGTTTCTGGTGGAGGATCTGGTCGATTCTCTGAAG TTCGCCGTGTTGTTGTGGATCTTCACGTATGTCGGTTCCTGGTTTAACGGACTCACGCTTCTCATTCTCG GTCTGGTTGGAGCGTTCAGCGGCCCGATAACCTACGAGAAGCATCAG ACTCAGATTGATCAGTTCATTTCTACGGTGAGCGGCCAGATGAAGGATGTCTTGGGGAA GATTCAAGCGAAGGTTCCTGGAGCCAAGAAGAAGCCGGAGTGA